A window from Dysidea avara chromosome 2, odDysAvar1.4, whole genome shotgun sequence encodes these proteins:
- the LOC136247353 gene encoding uncharacterized protein, with product MVAGIVDENHDAKANLMDAVNRGFSFDNIKSIVKLYLEHRFLDEGDADVFLSTLPIGTTNNEQTKEVTDQLLGDGEGEYLLPPHHAPLDDYLSKFTISQKRAFEYLKSGMQGGDAQVLAALVGAAGCGKSFLMGAVVEHLRQCNLVVTKLAFSGIAAGVIHGYTIHSFFKLDITGKSSLKNGTVDATALRKTDVIICDEFSMIDCKIFQTIEHLCKRFSTKDGRYKPWSGRHVLLFGDPAQLPPVSNTDIFNTKLWSQFSILQLREIVRSKDPELSLILSKIRKGECDEIVTNKLKSRLKDVNIDAVDLTRTVIICSKRKKVDSINKECLKRIDGETQEYEATDTDSNGQPLREADKQRLQRTAMRLPDTITLKKGCRIVLRRNLQITKGWVNGTLCEVLDMTPNYILVCKLGSPDNMYPVARTKQRIDIKGASYSILRSQFPVQLAYAVTVHRVQGLTVDSAIVTLNKNFFASGQAYVALSRVQKLEDLTLWDFSPSAIKIAPYYKQLLEWCDFIDKIRPTAYDGLPVRYPDRQHDDISCAAMDYNMEAAFDIMYQTCETATMPHTNKQVDCTDLTAEKTHLCNADSCYNVPSSAINLQKPKKKVRVTMTKINRNGKEKSVKQLSKTKAVTVKSTNLSSRKRKHMADKCLKGVRKTKTSTDCMITDVENVIGPNRTTWPEYRYYQVNEAWQENACSRMGMHFTSAKEFQPGGPHVILTRPELNSLINVQADGNCLFHALAYVVTGCELQHMQMRNEIVSYMFSIEHLLVGHDSEGHANYLEPLNCTSVRQYINESGMSRNGTWGTEFKMMVFSHMLNTNIYSFSAISNTWSVFCATNINREIQRDYTTMSVYIYLRHSHFYVVSSIRSV from the coding sequence ATGGTAGCTGGGATAGTAGATGAAAATCATGATGCCAAGGCAAATTTAATGGATGCTGTCAACCGTGGCTTCTCTTTTGACAATATAAAATCTATTGTTAAGCTTTATTTAGAGCATAGGTTCCTTGATGAAGGAGATGCAGATGTGTTCTTATCAACACTACCAATTGGAACAACAAATAATGAACAAACCAAAGAAGTGACAGACCAGTTGTTAGGTGATGGTGAAGGGGAGTACTTGCTGCCACCACATCATGCACCTCTAGATGACTATCTTAGCAAATTTACGATATCTCAAAAGCGTGCATTTGAGTATTTAAAAAGTGGCATGCAAGGTGGTGATGCACAAGTACTGGCTGCACTGGTAGGTGCTGCAGGCTGTGGTAAGTCCTTCCTTATGGGTGCCGTTGTAGAGCACTTACGGCAATGTAATTTGGTGGTAACCAAGCTGGCCTTTAGTGGCATTGCTGCCGGTGTAATTCATGGGTATACAATACACAGTTTCTTTAAATTAGACATTACTGGTAAAAGTTCACTCAAAAATGGAACTGTTGATGCAACTGCTCTTAGAAAGACCGATGTAATAATTTGCGATGAATTTTCTATGATTGACTGCAAAATTTTTCAAACAATAGAACATCTTTGTAAGCGCTTTTCTACAAAAGATGGACGTTACAAACCATGGAGTGGACGTCATGTACTATTGTTTGGTGATCCTGCACAATTGCCACCTGTATCCAATACTGATATATTTAACACAAAACTCTGGTCACAATTTAGTATTTTGCAACTAAGAGAAATAGTCAGGAGTAAGGACCCAGAATTAAGTTTAATTCTATCTAAAATCAGAAAGGGTGAGTGTGATGAAATAGTCACTAATAAGTTGAAAAGTCGGCTAAAGGATGTTAATATTGATGCAGTGGACTTGACTAGAACGGTAATAATATGTTCAAAGCGCAAAAAGGTAGACTCAATTAACAAGGAGTGTCTGAAACGAATAGATGGTGAGACACAAGAATATGAGGCCACTGACACAGATAGTAATGGGCAGCCATTGAGAGAGGCAGACAAACAAAGATTGCAACGAACTGCCATGCGTCTACCTGATACAATTACTTTAAAGAAAGGTTGCCGTATAGTATTGAGGCGTAACTTGCAAATAACAAAAGGTTGGGTAAATGGAACTCTATGTGAGGTATTGGACATGACTCCCAACTATATATTAGTGTGCAAACTAGGAAGTCCTGATAACATGTACCCTGTTGCAAGAACCAAACAGAGAATAGACATTAAAGGTGCCTCATATTCAATACTGCGGTCACAATTTCCTGTACAGTTAGCTTATGCAGTTACTGTGCATCGTGTACAAGGCTTAACAGTAGACAGTGCTATAGTTACTTTAAATAAAAATTTCTTTGCTTCTGGTCAAGCGTATGTTGCACTCAGTAGAGTACAAAAACTTGAGGATTTAACCCTATGGGACTTTTCACCCAGTGCCATAAAAATAGCACCTTACTATAAACAATTGTTGGAATGGTGTGactttattgataaaatcagaccAACAGCCTATGATGGCCTACCTGTAAGATACCCTGATAGACAGCATGATGATATTAGCTGTGCCGCTATGGATTACAACATGGAGGCTGCTTTTGATATAATGTACCAGACATGCGAAACTGCTACTATGCCCCACACAAATAAACAAGTGGATTGTACAGACTTAACTGCTGAGAAAACTCACCTTTGTAACGCTGACAGTTGTTATAATGTGCCATCTTCAGCAATTAATCTGCAAAAGCCAAAAAAAAAGGTTAGAGTAACCATGACTAAAATTAACAGgaatggtaaagaaaaaagtgtTAAACAGTTATCCAAAACAAAAGCTGTAACTGTGAAATCTACAAATTTGTCATCCAGAAAAAGAAAGCATATGGCAGACAAGTGTTTAAAAGGTGTCAGAAAAACTAAAACTTCAACTGATTGTATGATCACTGATGTTGAAAATGTTATAGGTCCTAATAGGACAACCTGGCCAGAATATCGATATTACCAAGTAAATGAAGCATGGCAGGAGAATGCTTGCTCAAGGATGGGTATGCATTTTACAAGTGCTAAAGAATTTCAACCTGGTGGCCCACATGTAATCTTAACACGGCCTGAATTAAATTCACTTATCAATGTCCAGGCTGATGGTAATTGTCTTTTCCATGCACTTGCGTATGTTGTAACAGGTTGTGAATTGCAACATATGCAAATGCGCAATGAAATAGTTAGTTACATGTTTTCCATTGAACACTTGTTAGTTGGTCATGATTCCGAAGGACATGCAAATTATTTAGAACCATTAAATTGCACAAGTGTGCGGCAGTACATTAATGAGAGTGGCATGTCAAGAAATGGAACGTGGGGCACTGAATTTAAAATGATGGTTTTTTCCCATATGTTAAATACTAATATTTACAGTTTTAGTGCAATTAGTAACACCTGGAGTGTGTTCTGTGCCACAAATATTAATAGAGAAATCCAAAGAGATTACACGACCATGAGTGTTTATATTTACTTAAGACACTCTCATTTTTATGTAGTGTCATCGATAAGGAGTGTGTAG
- the LOC136245364 gene encoding uncharacterized protein translates to MAGEGGNAEEENNVEMAGSRLESPRSRSQSRSRSRSPTPRQRSPTHRDWRDGRGAAPNYRGRGGPGRRPRRRPYYGRGRGRGGSRGGRGRGRGGQSWQRGRGWRRYQWPRGGARVQWRGGRWTRGGGRGRHYRAWQGEWERWQMVGDVRVVKI, encoded by the exons ATGGCAGGGGAAGGAGGTAATGCAGAGGAAGAGAACAATGTGGAGATGGCGGGGTCCCGGCTAGAGTCGCCGCGTTCACGCTCCCAGTCGCGGTCCCGGTCCCGGTCCCCAACCCCTAGACAACGCTCTCCTACCCACAGGGATTGGAGAGATGGAAGGGGGGCAGCCCCTAATTACAGGGGAAGGGG TGGACCTGGACGAAGGCCTAGAAGGAGGCCATATTATGGTAGGGGACGAGGTAGGGGTGGAAGCAGAGGAGGTAGAGGACGAGGGCGAGGGGGACAAAG TTGGCAGAGAGGTAGAGGATGGAGAAG ATATCAATGGCCTAGAGGAGGAGCTAGAGTCCAGTGGAG AGGTGGGCGTTGGACTAGAGGGGGAGGAAG AGGTAGACACTACAGGGCTTGGCAAGGTGAATGGGAAAG ATGGCAAATGGTTGGGGACGTAAG AGTTGTTAAGATCTGA